In a single window of the Bacillus clarus genome:
- a CDS encoding HesB/YadR/YfhF family protein: MNLSVTKEAAQWYKNELNLQSGDTLRFFVQYGGCSTVQKGLSLGIRKDDPAHPAVQVQEEGINFFIEGDDEWFFDGHDLLVTFNDSDDFPQFNYEK; this comes from the coding sequence ATGAATCTTTCTGTAACAAAAGAAGCAGCACAATGGTATAAAAATGAACTAAACTTACAATCAGGCGATACACTACGCTTTTTCGTACAATATGGTGGTTGCAGTACTGTGCAAAAAGGGCTTTCTTTAGGCATACGTAAAGATGATCCTGCACATCCTGCTGTTCAAGTTCAAGAAGAAGGTATTAACTTCTTTATTGAAGGCGATGACGAATGGTTCTTCGATGGACATGATTTATTAGTTACATTTAACGATAGCGATGATTTCCCGCAATTTAATTACGAAAAATAA